Proteins from a single region of Oscillatoria sp. FACHB-1406:
- the speE gene encoding polyamine aminopropyltransferase, with protein sequence MDSIQIQPDSKMQANAETSPRDRQYWFTDADENQALALRYTGEILYDKTSEFQRVRIIETYGYGKTLTIDNMVMCTEKDEAHYHETIAHPAILAHGAVKDVLVIGGGDGGTVREILKHPEIERVVMVEIDANVIEACKLHLPTLSQSFSHPKLDLQVGDGLKFIADAAAESYDLIIIDGSDPVGPAEGLFSAEFYRNCQRALKPNGLLVTQAESPAFHQTVFAELNACLKKIFGADRVYVLLFQIPTYPSGIWSFQLASNGAIDPRKVSSESVAAFERENNLQYYNAEIHQAAFALPNYVKKMLAESLS encoded by the coding sequence ATGGACTCGATTCAAATCCAGCCGGACAGTAAAATGCAGGCAAATGCAGAAACCTCTCCGCGCGATCGCCAATATTGGTTTACCGATGCCGATGAAAACCAAGCTCTTGCCCTACGCTACACGGGTGAAATCCTCTACGATAAAACCTCAGAATTTCAGCGAGTTCGGATTATTGAGACCTATGGCTACGGGAAAACACTGACAATCGATAACATGGTCATGTGTACTGAGAAGGACGAAGCGCATTACCACGAAACAATCGCGCATCCCGCAATTTTAGCCCACGGTGCTGTTAAAGATGTTCTCGTCATCGGCGGCGGTGATGGCGGGACAGTGCGAGAAATTCTTAAACATCCCGAAATCGAGCGAGTCGTGATGGTAGAAATCGATGCAAACGTCATCGAAGCTTGCAAGCTCCATCTTCCCACCCTCTCCCAAAGTTTTTCCCATCCCAAACTCGATCTTCAAGTTGGCGACGGACTCAAATTTATTGCCGATGCTGCTGCCGAAAGTTACGACTTAATTATTATCGATGGTTCCGATCCAGTCGGGCCAGCCGAAGGACTTTTTTCTGCTGAATTTTATCGCAATTGCCAGCGCGCGCTCAAGCCCAATGGTTTACTCGTAACGCAAGCTGAATCTCCTGCCTTTCATCAAACAGTTTTTGCAGAACTAAATGCCTGTTTAAAAAAGATTTTCGGAGCGGATCGAGTTTACGTTTTACTGTTTCAAATCCCGACTTATCCTTCTGGAATTTGGAGTTTTCAACTCGCTTCAAACGGTGCGATCGATCCTCGTAAAGTGAGTTCTGAAAGCGTTGCAGCTTTTGAGCGCGAGAACAACTTGCAATACTACAATGCCGAAATTCACCAAGCTGCCTTTGCTTT
- a CDS encoding TIGR04222 domain-containing membrane protein, translating to METLLHNPIAEMYGPSFLILYGGLLAIAFLVSQFLRKKEDKTALPIPKVPSQPDPYQIAYLRGGSVYAIELVCFSLLQRGYLALQGESFVISTESPSPAELNSLERTVFDRFKEARSLEAIRQDRTLKAAVKKCYRQSTKDEHLLFSEMQQKVSLIFHAIALAFFLSLAGYKVLTALINGHHNIQILSSMAFVAALYFISRLNRAPVRLTQRGSDYIQSIKMAFESVKVEAHSPERSNLAIALFGHSKLVGTPYAQYSAFFLFQDNKSLSSASVSASKRSGSSSGDSNSCGGGCGSSCSGGCGGCGGD from the coding sequence ATGGAAACTCTCCTACACAATCCGATTGCAGAAATGTATGGTCCGTCCTTTTTAATCTTATACGGGGGCTTACTGGCGATCGCCTTTTTAGTCAGTCAATTTCTCCGAAAAAAAGAGGATAAAACCGCTCTCCCAATCCCCAAAGTTCCGAGCCAGCCCGATCCCTATCAAATTGCCTATTTACGCGGTGGCTCGGTTTATGCGATCGAATTAGTTTGTTTCAGCTTATTGCAGCGCGGTTATCTAGCGTTACAAGGAGAATCCTTCGTTATTTCTACCGAGTCGCCTTCCCCAGCGGAATTGAACTCTTTAGAACGGACTGTGTTCGATCGCTTTAAAGAGGCGCGATCGCTAGAGGCAATAAGGCAAGATAGAACGCTTAAAGCTGCTGTCAAAAAGTGTTATCGTCAGTCTACAAAGGACGAACACTTGCTGTTTTCAGAAATGCAGCAAAAAGTCTCCCTAATTTTTCACGCGATCGCCCTAGCCTTTTTCCTCAGTTTAGCAGGCTATAAAGTTTTGACCGCCTTAATCAACGGACATCACAATATTCAAATATTGAGTTCGATGGCGTTTGTTGCAGCCTTGTACTTTATTTCGCGTTTGAATAGAGCGCCTGTTCGCTTGACTCAACGCGGCAGCGATTACATCCAGTCAATAAAAATGGCATTTGAGAGCGTAAAAGTTGAAGCACACTCTCCGGAGCGCTCCAACCTCGCGATCGCGCTTTTTGGTCACTCAAAACTCGTTGGAACTCCCTACGCACAGTATTCAGCATTCTTTCTTTTTCAAGACAATAAATCTCTTAGCTCTGCTTCCGTTAGTGCGAGCAAAAGAAGTGGAAGTAGCAGCGGGGATAGTAATAGTTGTGGTGGGGGGTGCGGGAGTAGCTGTAGTGGGGGTTGTGGCGGTTGTGGGGGAGATTAA
- a CDS encoding TIGR04222 domain-containing membrane protein, which translates to MENLIHNPIAEMYGPHFLILYGALIAIAVLVTQFFRDDATTDLLQLPTQPDPYEVAYLRGGTAYVLELACFSLLQRGYLELQNELLAPLSTHPHLSELNSLEERVFKTFNSPKAIATIKENLELTTALEKQYRGQAIDKQWFHSEAKKRTAFAANAIAVGFLLSLAGYKIAAALINGHRNIGFLILMALAVIFLFANPFNPYTAPRLTRRAQSYLSRLKTAFSSLTVEAESAYNSLLAIALFGSAKLAGTPYQDYSSLFNAGYSYAPSSSRSSSSYNSSCSSGGSSCGSSCGSSCGGGCGGGCGGCGGG; encoded by the coding sequence GTGGAAAACTTAATTCACAATCCTATTGCTGAAATGTACGGCCCGCATTTTTTAATCTTGTACGGGGCGTTAATCGCGATCGCGGTTTTAGTGACTCAGTTCTTCCGAGATGACGCGACAACCGATCTCCTACAGCTTCCAACTCAACCCGATCCTTATGAAGTTGCGTATTTGCGGGGAGGAACTGCTTATGTTTTAGAACTCGCTTGCTTTAGCTTATTGCAGCGCGGCTACTTAGAACTTCAGAACGAATTGCTCGCACCGCTCTCAACACATCCGCATTTATCAGAACTCAATTCGTTAGAAGAGCGGGTTTTTAAGACTTTCAATAGTCCCAAAGCGATCGCAACAATTAAGGAAAATCTGGAACTGACAACCGCTTTAGAAAAGCAATATCGCGGACAAGCGATCGACAAGCAATGGTTTCATTCCGAAGCGAAAAAACGGACGGCGTTTGCTGCGAACGCGATCGCGGTAGGATTTCTGTTGAGCTTGGCTGGTTATAAAATTGCCGCAGCCTTAATCAACGGACATCGAAATATCGGTTTTTTAATTTTGATGGCGCTCGCAGTAATCTTTTTATTTGCCAACCCTTTTAATCCCTATACTGCTCCTCGTTTAACTCGACGCGCGCAGTCGTATCTCTCTCGTCTCAAAACTGCTTTTTCCAGCCTAACCGTGGAAGCAGAATCTGCCTATAATTCTCTCCTCGCGATCGCGTTATTTGGTTCCGCTAAACTCGCCGGAACACCCTACCAAGACTATTCCTCTCTTTTTAACGCGGGATATTCTTATGCTCCCTCCTCATCTCGTAGCAGCAGCAGTTATAACAGTAGTTGTAGCAGCGGTGGTAGCAGTTGTGGCAGCAGTTGCGGTAGCAGTTGCGGAGGGGGATGTGGCGGCGGTTGTGGCGGTTGTGGAGGGGGATAA
- a CDS encoding DUF692 domain-containing protein — translation MLPSTPLGIGLGYREPFRSELFLNRDSVDFLEIVAEHYLDPNPFKQQELELLAAHFLLIPHALNLSIGSAEGIDEDYLKILAHLIRKLDPPWWSEHLCFTRAGGIDIGHLSPLPYTREAVEVVCRNIETVRRQIDVPLILENISYLVTIPGSEMTEAQFIGEVADRAEIGILLDATNLYTNSINHSYDIKNFLSQLPLERIVQLHFVGGYWNNGILIDSHSHATPIEVWELMAEIIASAPVRCVVLERDENLPHFAEILTELERARQIFKFSEDKQV, via the coding sequence GTGTTACCTTCAACACCTTTAGGAATTGGTTTGGGTTATCGAGAACCCTTTCGCAGCGAGCTTTTTTTAAACCGCGATTCGGTTGATTTTCTAGAAATTGTTGCCGAACACTATCTCGATCCTAATCCTTTCAAACAGCAAGAACTCGAACTCCTCGCCGCCCATTTTCTCCTCATTCCCCACGCTCTCAATTTATCAATTGGTAGCGCCGAAGGAATTGATGAAGATTACCTCAAAATTCTCGCTCATTTGATTCGCAAACTCGATCCGCCTTGGTGGAGCGAACACCTTTGTTTTACCCGCGCGGGTGGTATCGATATCGGGCATCTTTCGCCCCTTCCTTATACTCGCGAAGCAGTAGAAGTTGTTTGTCGTAATATCGAAACCGTTCGCCGCCAAATTGACGTTCCTTTAATCCTCGAAAATATTTCCTACTTGGTGACAATTCCCGGTTCGGAGATGACAGAAGCTCAATTTATTGGCGAAGTTGCCGATCGTGCAGAGATCGGAATTCTCCTCGACGCAACTAATTTATACACCAATTCTATAAACCATAGTTATGATATAAAAAACTTTTTATCGCAACTCCCATTAGAACGAATTGTGCAACTTCATTTCGTCGGCGGTTACTGGAACAATGGCATCTTAATTGACAGTCATTCCCACGCCACACCAATAGAAGTTTGGGAGTTAATGGCAGAAATTATTGCAAGCGCTCCCGTGCGATGTGTTGTCTTAGAACGCGATGAAAATTTACCGCATTTTGCTGAAATATTAACTGAGTTAGAACGCGCGCGGCAGATTTTTAAGTTTTCTGAGGATAAACAAGTTTAA
- a CDS encoding DUF1902 domain-containing protein, with translation MNKIACQMKAFWDPEVRVWTATSEDVPGLVTEADSLEALVQKLRNIVPELLELNHILPEV, from the coding sequence ATGAACAAGATCGCTTGTCAGATGAAAGCCTTTTGGGATCCAGAAGTTCGGGTATGGACTGCAACAAGTGAAGACGTACCGGGTTTAGTGACTGAGGCTGATTCTCTCGAAGCTTTAGTGCAGAAATTAAGGAATATTGTTCCCGAACTCTTAGAATTAAACCATATTCTTCCTGAAGTTTGA
- the aroA gene encoding 3-phosphoshikimate 1-carboxyvinyltransferase has protein sequence MAVVTLQSRENHQDLIVTPSPNLSLQGRIRVPGDKSISHRALMLGAIASGETTIEGLLLGEDPRSTAACFRAMGAEISELNEAKVTVKGIGLGQLQEPQDVLNAGNSGTTLRLMLGLLAASRDRFFTVTGDNSLRSRPMSRVIQPLRQMGAEIWGRNGDTLAPLAVRGQQLKGIHYISPIASAQVKSCLLLAGLSASGKTTVTEPALSRDHSERMLQAFGAKLEVDTRTNSVGIYGQEGELKGQHVIVPGDISSAAFWLVAAAIVPGSELVVENVGVNPTRTGILEALGEMGGDITLENERLVAGEPVADLRARYSKLKGCTISGQIIPRLIDEIPILAVAAIAAQGTTQIRDAAELRVKESDRLAVTAAHLNRMGATVSELPDGLEISGGANLTGAEMDSYTDHRIAMSFAIAALRAKGETTVRRAEAASISYPEFFQTLEQICV, from the coding sequence ATGGCTGTCGTTACGCTTCAATCCCGAGAAAACCATCAAGATTTAATCGTTACGCCCTCCCCGAATCTGTCGCTACAAGGGCGCATTCGCGTGCCGGGGGATAAGTCGATTTCGCATCGGGCGTTGATGTTGGGCGCGATCGCGTCGGGAGAAACGACCATTGAAGGGTTATTATTGGGCGAGGATCCCCGCAGTACGGCTGCTTGTTTCCGGGCGATGGGGGCGGAAATCTCCGAGTTAAACGAAGCGAAAGTCACGGTTAAAGGGATTGGCTTGGGACAGTTGCAGGAACCCCAAGATGTCCTCAATGCGGGCAATTCGGGAACGACGCTGCGGTTGATGTTGGGGCTATTGGCGGCGAGTCGCGATCGCTTCTTTACCGTTACAGGGGATAATTCCTTACGCTCTCGTCCCATGTCTCGCGTCATCCAACCCCTGCGACAAATGGGGGCGGAAATTTGGGGCAGAAACGGCGATACTCTCGCTCCTCTGGCCGTCAGAGGGCAACAACTCAAAGGCATTCATTACATCTCTCCCATTGCCTCGGCACAAGTTAAATCTTGCTTGCTACTCGCCGGACTTTCTGCCTCCGGTAAGACTACCGTTACCGAACCCGCCCTCTCCCGCGACCATAGCGAACGAATGTTGCAAGCCTTTGGGGCTAAACTTGAAGTCGATACCCGTACCAATAGCGTCGGGATTTACGGGCAGGAAGGCGAGTTAAAAGGGCAGCACGTTATTGTTCCCGGTGATATCAGTTCGGCGGCTTTCTGGCTGGTGGCTGCGGCGATTGTACCGGGTTCGGAATTAGTGGTGGAAAATGTCGGTGTGAACCCGACTCGCACCGGAATCCTCGAAGCGTTGGGCGAGATGGGAGGCGATATTACGTTGGAAAACGAACGCTTGGTAGCGGGGGAACCCGTAGCAGATTTGCGCGCGCGCTATAGCAAGTTGAAGGGGTGCACGATTTCCGGCCAGATTATCCCTAGGTTAATCGATGAGATCCCTATTTTAGCAGTTGCTGCGATCGCTGCGCAAGGGACGACCCAAATTCGAGATGCGGCAGAATTGCGAGTGAAGGAGAGCGATCGCCTTGCCGTAACTGCCGCCCACCTCAACCGCATGGGTGCAACGGTTAGCGAGTTGCCGGATGGCTTAGAAATTAGCGGCGGAGCGAATTTAACCGGGGCAGAAATGGACAGTTATACCGACCATCGGATTGCCATGAGTTTCGCGATCGCAGCCCTCCGCGCCAAGGGAGAAACCACCGTTCGCCGCGCCGAAGCTGCTTCCATTTCTTACCCCGAATTCTTCCAAACTTTGGAGCAAATTTGCGTTTGA
- a CDS encoding HEAT repeat domain-containing protein yields the protein MTDAPCEAARSPDFQPYLQAIRQRYERWWEVYSVTDVRGRENCPPSAPPYGKNSSSPFDFGLTVQVVTPEEKRPQQPLPVLERLRKYVFDEKTRHLLLVGRPGSGKSTALARLLLEESNATSGVIPVLVELRYWQTSIEALILDFFGQHGLKLNETQLETLLVEKRFLLLMDGINELSSETARSQLNTFRQTYRQLPIIFTTRDLSLGGDFGIEKKLEMQRLTEPQIQAFVRAYLSEPGEELLRQSQGKLRQFGETPLLLWMLCEVFQQSPQAQLPRNLGGIFQVFARSYENSSVRKHEVAPLKGDTKPLSERKLWAKALEHLAGLMVRGKNSVELEVTIERQVAERELEGLFQGEPFPPKTARDCLDDLLKYHLLQMKVEDKIEFLHQLIQEYYAAEALLARLPELSDAELKRDYLNYLKWTEPVALMLGLVGDETQALRVVRLALEVDWRLGARLAGEVKRDFQEQTVGIVTALDVPQGLKWELWVETRSDVAVSELVNAGEDESSWVRQRAAEVLGKLGSEAAIPGLLSAVRGSVVEALGKLGSEAAIPRLLSALEDEDSWVRKSAVEALGKLGLEAAIPGLLSALEDEDSWVRESAVKALGKLGSEAAIPGLLWTLEDEDYRVRESAVKALGKLGSEAAIPGLLWALEYEDSDGRESTVETLGKLGSEAAIPGLLWTLEDEDYRVRESAVKALGKLGSEAAIPGLLWALENESSLVRESAVKALGKLGSEAAIPGLLFALEDESSRVRESAVEAIGKLGSEEVIPGLLSALKDEDDLVSMRAVEAIGELHSDAAIPGLLCALEDESYCVYKRAVEALGKLGSEAAITVLFQVLENQDPARCLHAAEALWHFSLNATILGLIESLKNPHFFVRWSAVQALEKIGLETAIIGTIEGLKDRSFLIRWYSLEILWQISLNIEIFDLLHFFENYESSEWEYLKELYKDQCKEKLIMGFLKDLDRPEYFLRWSAVKALGKLPSKTGIPGLVKSLKDREPLIRLYAIQALCNQSLEAGMLGAIEGINDPDICVRLYAMKALEELGSEVAIPGFLQTLGHEDSLVRQRAAEVLGKLGSEVAIPGLLSALEDEDFWVRKSAVEALGELGSEAAIPGLLNALKDKYSDVRESAVKALGKLSSEAAIPGLLSALEDEDSRVRESAVKALGKLGSEAAIPGLLCALENEDSRVRESAVKALGKLGSEAAIPGLLNALEDESSRVRNSAVEAFGNLKNDRAAHILPHLLTLIPTESGESAFRALTAIQANCKFYNYDLFKSPPLPTVPATPPAVVRYEFHNTEVVTIVEKNNGEVIGKQISEAE from the coding sequence ATGACCGACGCGCCCTGCGAAGCAGCACGAAGTCCCGACTTTCAACCCTACTTACAAGCCATCCGCCAACGTTACGAGCGCTGGTGGGAAGTTTATAGCGTAACCGATGTCCGAGGGCGAGAAAACTGCCCGCCTTCCGCCCCTCCCTACGGCAAAAATTCCTCATCCCCCTTCGACTTTGGGTTGACGGTGCAAGTGGTAACGCCAGAAGAGAAGCGCCCGCAGCAACCTCTACCTGTATTAGAAAGGTTGCGGAAGTATGTCTTTGACGAAAAGACGCGGCATCTGCTTTTAGTAGGAAGACCGGGATCGGGGAAATCGACAGCTTTAGCGCGATTGCTGTTGGAAGAGAGCAACGCAACTTCGGGCGTAATTCCCGTGCTGGTGGAATTGCGTTATTGGCAGACTTCCATCGAAGCGCTGATTCTCGATTTCTTTGGCCAGCACGGGTTGAAATTGAACGAAACGCAACTGGAAACTCTGCTGGTAGAAAAGCGTTTCCTGCTGCTGATGGATGGCATCAACGAATTATCCTCAGAAACAGCGCGATCGCAATTAAACACCTTTCGGCAAACCTATCGACAACTTCCCATCATCTTTACCACGCGGGATTTAAGCTTAGGCGGCGATTTCGGCATTGAGAAGAAATTGGAAATGCAACGCCTAACGGAACCGCAGATACAGGCTTTTGTCCGCGCCTATTTGTCCGAACCAGGGGAAGAATTATTGCGGCAGTCACAGGGAAAATTGCGGCAGTTTGGCGAAACGCCCTTGCTGTTGTGGATGCTGTGCGAAGTGTTTCAGCAAAGTCCTCAAGCGCAATTACCGAGGAACTTGGGCGGAATTTTTCAGGTGTTTGCGCGCTCTTATGAAAACAGTAGCGTGCGAAAACACGAAGTTGCTCCTTTGAAAGGGGATACTAAACCCTTGTCGGAGCGAAAATTGTGGGCGAAAGCGCTGGAGCATTTGGCGGGATTGATGGTGCGCGGCAAAAATTCCGTTGAGTTGGAAGTGACGATTGAGCGGCAAGTAGCAGAACGAGAACTCGAAGGACTCTTTCAGGGCGAACCCTTTCCCCCGAAAACAGCGCGCGATTGTTTGGATGATTTGCTCAAATATCACCTCTTGCAAATGAAAGTCGAAGATAAAATCGAGTTTCTGCACCAATTGATTCAAGAATATTATGCAGCCGAGGCATTATTGGCGCGGTTGCCAGAGTTGAGCGATGCGGAGTTGAAGCGGGATTATCTCAATTATCTGAAGTGGACGGAACCTGTGGCGTTGATGTTGGGGTTAGTTGGGGATGAGACGCAGGCGCTGCGGGTGGTGCGGTTGGCGTTGGAGGTGGATTGGAGGTTGGGAGCGCGATTGGCGGGGGAGGTGAAACGGGATTTTCAGGAACAGACGGTGGGAATTGTAACGGCGTTGGATGTGCCGCAGGGGTTGAAGTGGGAGTTGTGGGTGGAAACGCGATCTGATGTTGCTGTTTCGGAATTGGTTAATGCAGGTGAAGATGAATCCTCCTGGGTGCGTCAGAGGGCGGCAGAGGTGTTAGGGAAACTGGGTTCAGAGGCCGCGATACCGGGTTTGCTCTCTGCTGTGCGTGGAAGTGTGGTAGAAGCATTAGGAAAACTGGGTTCGGAGGCGGCGATACCGCGTTTGCTCTCTGCTCTCGAAGATGAAGACTCCTGGGTGCGCAAAAGTGCGGTAGAAGCATTAGGAAAACTGGGTTTAGAAGCCGCGATACCGGGTTTGCTCTCTGCTCTCGAAGATGAAGACTCCTGGGTGCGTGAAAGTGCGGTAAAAGCGTTAGGAAAACTGGGTTCAGAAGCCGCGATACCAGGTTTACTCTGGACTCTCGAAGATGAAGATTACCGTGTGCGTGAAAGTGCGGTAAAAGCATTAGGAAAACTGGGTTCGGAGGCGGCGATACCGGGTTTACTCTGGGCTCTCGAATATGAAGACTCCGATGGGCGTGAAAGTACGGTAGAAACGTTAGGGAAACTGGGTTCAGAAGCCGCGATACCAGGTTTACTCTGGACTCTCGAAGATGAAGATTACCGTGTGCGTGAAAGTGCGGTAAAAGCATTAGGAAAACTGGGTTCGGAGGCGGCGATACCGGGTTTACTCTGGGCTCTCGAAAATGAATCCTCCCTGGTGCGTGAAAGTGCGGTAAAAGCGTTAGGAAAACTGGGTTCAGAAGCCGCGATACCGGGTTTGCTCTTTGCTCTCGAAGATGAATCCTCCCGGGTGCGTGAAAGTGCGGTAGAAGCGATAGGAAAACTGGGTTCGGAGGAAGTGATACCGGGTTTGCTCTCTGCTCTCAAAGATGAAGATGACTTGGTGAGCATGAGGGCGGTAGAAGCGATAGGAGAACTGCATTCAGATGCGGCGATACCGGGTTTGCTCTGTGCTCTCGAAGATGAATCATACTGTGTGTACAAAAGGGCGGTAGAAGCGTTAGGAAAACTGGGTTCGGAGGCAGCGATAACGGTTTTGTTTCAGGTTCTTGAAAATCAAGACCCAGCAAGGTGTTTGCACGCAGCAGAAGCATTGTGGCATTTTAGTTTAAATGCCACAATATTAGGTTTGATCGAAAGTCTTAAAAATCCACACTTTTTTGTGCGTTGGAGTGCGGTTCAAGCTTTAGAAAAAATAGGATTAGAAACGGCTATAATAGGGACAATCGAAGGTCTTAAAGATCGAAGCTTTTTGATTCGCTGGTATTCGTTAGAAATTCTATGGCAGATTAGTTTAAATATTGAAATTTTCGATCTGCTTCATTTTTTTGAAAATTACGAATCGAGCGAGTGGGAATATCTAAAAGAGTTATACAAAGACCAGTGCAAAGAAAAGTTAATAATGGGTTTTCTCAAAGACCTTGATAGACCAGAATATTTCCTTCGCTGGAGTGCTGTGAAGGCATTAGGAAAATTGCCTTCCAAAACAGGAATTCCAGGTTTAGTAAAAAGTCTTAAAGACAGAGAGCCTCTCATACGTCTATACGCGATACAAGCGCTATGCAATCAAAGTTTAGAAGCCGGAATGCTGGGCGCGATCGAAGGTATCAACGATCCAGATATATGCGTGCGTTTGTATGCAATGAAAGCCTTAGAAGAACTGGGTTCGGAAGTGGCAATACCGGGTTTTCTCCAGACTCTCGGACACGAAGATTCCTTAGTGCGTCAGAGGGCGGCAGAGGTTTTAGGAAAACTGGGTTCGGAAGTGGCAATACCGGGTTTGCTCTCTGCTCTCGAAGATGAAGACTTCTGGGTGCGCAAAAGTGCAGTAGAAGCGTTAGGAGAACTGGGTTCAGAAGCCGCGATACCGGGTTTGCTCAATGCTCTCAAAGATAAATACTCCGATGTGCGTGAAAGTGCGGTAAAAGCGTTAGGAAAACTGAGTTCGGAAGCCGCGATACCGGGTTTGCTTTCTGCTCTCGAAGATGAAGACTCCCGGGTGCGTGAAAGTGCGGTAAAAGCGTTAGGAAAACTGGGTTCAGAAGCCGCGATACCGGGTTTACTCTGTGCTCTCGAAAATGAAGACTCCCGGGTGCGTGAAAGTGCGGTAAAAGCATTAGGAAAACTGGGTTCAGAAGCCGCGATACCGGGTTTGCTCAATGCTCTCGAAGATGAATCCTCCCGGGTGCGTAATAGTGCGGTAGAAGCGTTCGGAAACCTCAAAAACGATCGCGCCGCCCACATTCTCCCCCACCTCCTCACCCTCATCCCCACCGAATCCGGCGAATCCGCATTCCGCGCCCTCACTGCCATTCAAGCCAACTGCAAATTCTACAACTACGACCTCTTCAAATCTCCTCCCCTCCCCACAGTACCCGCAACGCCTCCTGCTGTCGTTCGCTATGAGTTCCACAACACCGAAGTCGTCACCATCGTCGAAAAAAATAACGGCGAAGTCATCGGCAAACAAATCTCCGAGGCAGAATAA
- a CDS encoding pyridoxamine 5'-phosphate oxidase family protein, giving the protein MTNKLEETQAEYQQFAREVESLILGTVDLEGVPDTSYAPFVSDEARNFYIYVSGLSTHTQNLENNPRASLLLIEDESKARQIFARRRLSYNCTATLLPRDTSEWEAIVTLFQSRFGDIIEMFRSLPDFRIFKLVPQSGRFVVGFGAAYRISSDNLDRLIQMGE; this is encoded by the coding sequence ATGACAAATAAATTAGAAGAAACTCAAGCCGAATATCAACAATTCGCCAGAGAAGTTGAAAGCTTAATTCTCGGAACTGTCGATCTAGAGGGAGTCCCAGACACGAGTTACGCCCCTTTTGTCAGCGATGAAGCTCGAAATTTTTATATCTACGTCAGCGGACTTTCTACCCATACTCAAAACCTCGAAAACAATCCCCGCGCCAGCCTCTTATTAATCGAAGACGAAAGTAAAGCCAGACAAATTTTTGCGCGTCGCCGCCTCAGTTATAATTGTACGGCGACGCTGCTCCCTCGCGATACTTCTGAATGGGAAGCGATTGTCACTCTGTTTCAATCTCGCTTCGGCGATATCATTGAAATGTTTCGTAGTTTGCCCGACTTTCGCATCTTTAAACTCGTCCCGCAATCCGGGCGTTTTGTCGTCGGTTTTGGTGCGGCTTATCGCATTAGCAGTGACAATCTCGATCGACTCATTCAGATGGGGGAATGA
- a CDS encoding MBL fold metallo-hydrolase translates to MKKDISGDRFAIQFWGVRGSIPSPGPTTLRYGGNTSCIEMRIGGKRLIFDGGTGLRLLGKSLSPSLEEEIYMFFTHYHWDHIQGLPFFFPSFDEESRFIIHGQVPDEGEPMKMARHFRDRVLHLNSPIPIAQIRAQMKFHDLVCGELFTLDDIAIETAPLNHPNGAMGYRISWGGHTAVYCTDTEQFPDRLDENVLHLARDADILIYDAMYTDEEYHNPKTPKVGWGHSTWQEGVRVCQAAGVKRLVVFHHDPNHSDDFLDNVAIEVEAALPGSVLAKEGMILHLDRLNDE, encoded by the coding sequence ATGAAAAAAGATATTTCGGGCGATCGCTTCGCCATCCAATTTTGGGGGGTACGGGGTAGCATCCCCTCTCCCGGTCCGACGACCCTGCGCTACGGCGGCAATACCTCCTGCATTGAAATGCGGATTGGGGGCAAACGGTTGATTTTTGATGGCGGTACGGGGCTGCGCTTGCTCGGAAAAAGCTTGTCCCCTTCGCTAGAAGAAGAAATCTATATGTTTTTTACCCATTATCATTGGGATCATATTCAAGGTTTGCCTTTTTTCTTCCCAAGCTTTGATGAAGAAAGCCGTTTTATCATTCACGGACAGGTTCCCGATGAAGGCGAACCGATGAAGATGGCTCGACATTTTCGCGATCGCGTCCTTCACCTCAACTCTCCTATCCCCATCGCCCAAATTCGGGCGCAAATGAAGTTCCACGACCTCGTTTGCGGCGAACTTTTTACCCTCGATGATATCGCTATTGAAACCGCGCCCCTCAACCATCCTAACGGTGCAATGGGCTATCGGATTAGCTGGGGCGGGCATACTGCCGTTTATTGTACCGACACCGAACAATTTCCCGATCGCCTCGATGAAAATGTCCTGCATTTGGCGCGCGATGCCGATATTTTGATTTACGATGCCATGTACACCGATGAGGAGTATCACAACCCAAAAACGCCGAAAGTGGGCTGGGGACATTCGACCTGGCAAGAAGGCGTAAGGGTGTGTCAAGCGGCGGGAGTTAAACGGCTGGTTGTTTTTCACCACGATCCCAATCATAGCGATGATTTCCTCGATAATGTCGCGATCGAAGTCGAAGCCGCCCTGCCCGGAAGCGTTTTAGCGAAAGAGGGTATGATATTGCATTTAGACCGATTGAATGATGAATAA